One genomic window of Mucilaginibacter sp. SJ includes the following:
- the bla gene encoding subclass B3 metallo-beta-lactamase, with translation MKRALFLLFFLSNVLIVQAQRVLEPSAEKHPEWTRPFPPFQIAGNLYYVGTADLACYLITTSAGNILINTGLASSEPQITANIKTLGFRISDTKILLTTQAHFDHMGAMAAIKKITKAKMMVDEGDAAVAADGGLSDYDLKGDVRTFRPVKADRILHNGDSIKLGNMKLTILHHPGHTKGSCSYLFDVKDNKRNYRVLIANMPTIVTDKKFSDIPSYPNIAKDYAYTLNAMKGLKFDIWLASHSSQFSLLRKHKPGSPYNPTVFADKKNYYDEINELQEEYDKKMAVKY, from the coding sequence ATGAAACGAGCACTATTCCTGTTATTTTTTCTCAGCAATGTTTTAATTGTACAGGCCCAAAGGGTACTGGAGCCATCTGCAGAAAAACACCCTGAATGGACCCGACCGTTTCCCCCATTTCAGATCGCAGGCAATCTTTATTATGTGGGCACTGCTGATCTGGCTTGTTATCTCATCACCACTTCAGCGGGCAATATCCTGATCAATACCGGACTGGCTTCATCCGAACCACAAATCACAGCAAATATCAAGACCCTGGGCTTCAGGATTTCAGACACAAAAATTCTTTTAACAACGCAGGCACACTTTGATCACATGGGTGCGATGGCGGCAATAAAGAAGATCACAAAAGCCAAAATGATGGTAGATGAAGGCGACGCGGCGGTAGCAGCCGACGGGGGGCTTTCCGATTATGATCTTAAAGGAGATGTACGCACATTCAGGCCTGTAAAAGCAGACCGTATTTTACATAACGGCGATAGTATTAAGCTGGGTAACATGAAACTAACCATACTTCACCATCCGGGCCATACCAAAGGTTCTTGCAGCTATTTATTTGATGTAAAAGACAATAAACGAAACTACAGGGTTTTGATCGCCAACATGCCCACTATCGTTACCGATAAAAAGTTTTCAGATATCCCTTCTTACCCTAACATCGCTAAAGACTATGCTTATACACTTAACGCAATGAAGGGTTTAAAATTTGATATTTGGTTAGCATCCCACAGTTCCCAATTTAGTCTCCTCCGCAAGCATAAGCCTGGCAGCCCCTATAATCCGAC
- a CDS encoding tRNA1(Val) (adenine(37)-N6)-methyltransferase, producing the protein MKINTDGVLLGAMAGEGEPLNILDIGTGTGVIALMLAQRFMNAKIDAVEIDEQAAITAKNNFSNSSFESRLTLHAHGFEQFFEDHPEKRYDLIVSNPPFYINSLQSPGVKTNLAKHAADGFFEKLISVVAPQLTEQGICWLILPVDTSALVKNLALQSGLYLKKTISIHSFKDDAAHREILAFGKSNTPTQTDKFVIYSEPKVYTETYREVLKDFLTIF; encoded by the coding sequence ATGAAAATCAATACTGATGGTGTATTGCTTGGCGCTATGGCCGGTGAGGGCGAGCCGTTGAATATACTCGATATCGGCACGGGTACAGGTGTAATAGCCCTGATGCTGGCGCAACGCTTTATGAACGCCAAAATTGATGCAGTTGAAATTGATGAGCAGGCGGCTATAACAGCGAAAAACAATTTCAGCAATTCGTCATTTGAAAGCAGGTTGACGCTTCACGCACACGGGTTTGAACAATTTTTTGAAGATCATCCTGAAAAGAGATATGACCTCATTGTATCAAATCCGCCGTTTTATATTAATTCTCTTCAATCACCGGGAGTTAAAACTAATTTAGCCAAACATGCTGCTGATGGTTTCTTCGAAAAGCTAATATCGGTAGTTGCCCCGCAGCTTACCGAGCAGGGTATTTGCTGGCTGATACTGCCTGTAGATACTTCGGCACTGGTGAAAAACCTCGCCTTACAAAGCGGACTTTATCTGAAAAAAACGATCAGTATTCACTCCTTTAAGGATGATGCAGCGCACCGGGAAATTCTTGCTTTTGGAAAAAGCAACACGCCGACGCAAACCGATAAATTTGTAATCTACAGCGAACCAAAAGTATATACGGAAACATACCGGGAAGTGCTAAAAGATTTCCTGACGATATTTTAG
- a CDS encoding TonB-dependent receptor, producing MKSGILSLLILFFAFAGHAYAQEKVTLRGTISNKSNTETLIGATIYILEAKVGVTTNSYGFYTTTVPKGTYTVIISHMGFDNIEETIRLAENTKRNFGMIESTKTLGEVVIKSNTAQASIRKPEMSTNKLSIATIKKMPAVLGEVDVLKSILQLPGVTNAQEGASGFNVRGGSVDGNLVLLDEAVVYNTSHLFGFFSVFNADVIKDLKLYKGGIPANFGGRISSVLDIYQKEGNNKEYHVNAGIGLVSSRLLVEGPIVKDKSSFVVAGRGSYAHLFLKMANEPNSAYFYDLNTKFNYKFNDKNNVFVSGYFGNDNLNFNNSFINTYGNKLFNLRWNHIFSDKIFSNTSAIYSDYDYQIKVKSAGLDWKAEVKNYNFKYDFKHYVSNNLTLNYGVNTIYYNFNPGTIRPFGMISSVNPDQLAKKYAFENAAYISAEQNLSDKLSLNYGLRYSNFQRLGAQEVYTYANHQPVVYNKELHIYEEATSTGTIYYAKNKKIASFDNLEPRLAIAYSLNNAQSIKASYNRMSQYVHLISNTASASPLDIWAPSDQYLKPEILDQVALGYFHNFKDGKYSLETETFYKKVKNKADYIDGADLLGIDAVESVLLNGEGRAYGLEMMLKKNTGRLTGWISYTLSKAQQRTPGRNGDEPGINNGQWYRANYDKLHNLSVTGAYAVSPKWSFGAILTFQSGKAATFPDGKYQYQGVNVASYGERNGNSLAAYHRLDVSATYTPKPNKKKGWQGEWNFSIYNLYNRNNAASYAFRQNEDTGTSETRRVSIFGIVPSVTYNVKF from the coding sequence ATGAAAAGCGGAATACTATCCTTGCTAATACTCTTTTTTGCCTTTGCAGGCCATGCCTATGCGCAGGAAAAAGTTACCCTTAGGGGCACAATATCTAATAAGTCCAATACCGAAACACTAATTGGCGCAACCATTTACATTCTGGAAGCGAAAGTCGGCGTCACTACCAATTCTTACGGATTTTATACCACAACAGTGCCAAAAGGGACTTACACCGTTATCATAAGCCACATGGGTTTTGATAATATAGAAGAAACTATCAGGCTGGCCGAAAACACAAAGAGGAACTTTGGAATGATAGAAAGTACTAAGACATTGGGTGAAGTTGTAATTAAATCCAATACAGCACAAGCAAGCATCCGAAAACCTGAAATGAGCACCAATAAACTATCTATTGCCACGATAAAAAAGATGCCGGCCGTTTTGGGTGAAGTAGATGTCCTAAAATCGATCTTACAACTCCCGGGGGTTACCAATGCTCAGGAAGGTGCGTCGGGATTTAATGTCAGGGGAGGTTCTGTTGATGGAAATTTGGTACTGCTTGATGAAGCTGTTGTATACAATACCTCGCATTTATTCGGATTCTTTTCTGTTTTCAACGCCGATGTAATCAAAGATCTAAAACTTTACAAAGGAGGAATTCCCGCTAATTTTGGAGGACGTATATCATCAGTACTGGATATTTATCAAAAAGAAGGGAATAACAAGGAGTATCACGTTAACGCGGGGATTGGATTAGTCTCAAGCCGATTGCTTGTTGAAGGTCCTATCGTTAAAGATAAAAGTTCTTTCGTGGTTGCGGGAAGGGGATCATACGCACATCTTTTTTTGAAAATGGCGAATGAACCAAATTCAGCCTATTTCTACGACTTGAACACCAAGTTCAATTACAAATTCAACGATAAAAACAATGTTTTTGTATCAGGATATTTTGGCAACGACAACCTGAATTTCAATAACAGTTTTATAAACACTTATGGTAACAAACTTTTTAACCTCAGGTGGAACCATATATTCTCAGATAAGATCTTTTCTAATACATCAGCCATTTATAGTGATTATGATTATCAGATCAAAGTAAAATCCGCCGGTCTTGACTGGAAAGCAGAGGTTAAAAATTACAATTTCAAATATGATTTCAAACATTATGTTTCAAATAACCTGACCTTAAATTATGGTGTAAATACAATTTACTACAATTTTAATCCGGGAACGATCAGGCCGTTCGGAATGATTTCAAGTGTAAATCCGGACCAGTTGGCCAAAAAATATGCTTTTGAAAATGCCGCCTACATCAGCGCTGAACAAAACCTTTCTGACAAATTATCACTGAATTACGGACTTCGCTACAGTAATTTTCAAAGATTAGGCGCGCAGGAAGTGTACACCTATGCTAATCATCAACCGGTTGTGTACAATAAGGAGCTTCATATTTATGAAGAGGCTACCTCCACAGGAACAATATACTATGCGAAAAATAAAAAGATTGCCAGTTTTGATAATCTGGAACCAAGACTTGCCATTGCTTATTCGCTAAACAATGCCCAATCTATCAAGGCCAGTTACAATAGAATGAGCCAATATGTTCATCTGATTTCTAATACTGCTTCTGCAAGTCCGCTTGATATATGGGCGCCTTCTGATCAATACCTTAAACCGGAAATTTTAGACCAGGTAGCACTGGGGTACTTTCACAATTTTAAAGACGGTAAATATTCCTTGGAAACTGAAACCTTCTATAAAAAAGTAAAAAACAAGGCAGATTATATTGACGGCGCAGATTTATTAGGAATCGATGCTGTAGAAAGCGTGCTTTTAAACGGAGAAGGAAGAGCGTACGGTCTGGAAATGATGTTGAAAAAAAATACAGGGAGGCTGACGGGCTGGATATCCTATACGCTTTCTAAAGCGCAACAAAGAACGCCAGGCAGAAATGGAGATGAACCCGGTATAAATAACGGGCAATGGTACCGGGCAAATTATGACAAACTGCATAATTTATCAGTTACGGGTGCTTATGCTGTAAGTCCGAAATGGTCTTTTGGGGCTATTTTAACCTTCCAGAGCGGCAAAGCAGCAACCTTTCCTGATGGAAAATACCAATATCAGGGCGTTAATGTGGCGAGTTACGGCGAAAGAAATGGAAATTCTTTAGCTGCGTACCACCGTTTAGATGTATCCGCAACTTATACGCCTAAACCTAACAAGAAAAAAGGATGGCAGGGTGAATGGAATTTCAGCATCTACAATCTTTATAACAGGAACAATGCAGCATCGTACGCTTTCAGACAGAATGAAGATACGGGAACAAGCGAGACAAGAAGAGTATCCATTTTTGGTATTGTTCCGAGCGTAACCTATAACGTAAAATTTTAA
- the purL gene encoding phosphoribosylformylglycinamidine synthase subunit PurL — protein MEHQELTTVETAKDLGLLPEEFARINEILGRVPNFTELSIFSVMWSEHCSYKNSITWLKTLPKDSPRMLAKAGEENAGLVDLGDGIGCAFKIESHNHPSALEPYQGAATGVGGINRDIFTMGARPIAQLNSLRFGDLTLDKTKWLVKGVVKGISHYGNAFGIPTVGGELFFDDCYNVNPLVNAMSAGIVKAGETVSATSYGVGNPVYIVGSATGKDGIHGAAFASKDITEDSVNDLPAVQVGDPFQEKLLLEATLEVIKTGAVVGMQDMGAAGIICSNSEMSAKGEHGMRIDLDKVPTRQDNMKPYEILLSESQERMLIVVHKGREKEVEAIFDKWDLNCAIIGEVTDTKRLEYFMHSEKVADVPADDLVLGGGAPVYQREYREPAYFAENQKFNIDDVAEPANLVEVAEHLVGHPNIASKRWVTDQYDSMVGVQTMTANRSCDAAVVAVKDTDKAIVLTTDCNSRYVYADPYKGTAIAVAEAARNITCAGGEPVAITNCLNFGNPYIPEVYWQFVSAIKGMGDACRKFETPVTGGNVSFYNQSADGGSVFPTPTIGMLGVMDNVDNIMTADFKQPGDLIYLIGESVNDIASSQYLASWHKITKAPAPHFDIDKEYDMQQTVKELIKHKVVESAHDVADGGLYIALLESAMPNGLGFDIATDDSIRKDAFLFGEAQGRVVVSVAPEEEERFVEVMATSEVEFTLLGTVTNGALTVDEEAFGHVTDLKMVHANILHGILGE, from the coding sequence TTGGAGCACCAGGAATTAACCACCGTTGAAACCGCTAAAGATCTGGGCCTTTTACCCGAAGAATTTGCACGAATAAATGAAATATTAGGGCGTGTGCCCAACTTTACCGAGCTTTCTATTTTCTCGGTTATGTGGAGCGAGCACTGCTCATACAAAAACTCAATTACATGGCTTAAAACTTTACCAAAGGATAGTCCGCGGATGCTGGCTAAGGCAGGTGAAGAAAATGCCGGTCTTGTTGACCTTGGCGACGGCATTGGCTGCGCCTTCAAAATTGAATCGCACAATCACCCTTCGGCCCTTGAACCATACCAGGGTGCCGCGACAGGGGTAGGCGGTATTAACCGTGATATATTTACCATGGGCGCAAGGCCAATCGCACAGCTTAACTCATTACGGTTTGGCGATTTAACCCTCGACAAAACCAAATGGTTGGTTAAAGGTGTGGTTAAAGGCATCAGCCACTATGGTAATGCTTTCGGCATCCCAACTGTAGGCGGTGAATTATTTTTTGACGATTGCTATAATGTTAATCCGCTGGTTAACGCTATGTCGGCCGGTATTGTTAAGGCCGGCGAAACGGTTTCTGCTACATCATACGGTGTGGGCAACCCGGTTTATATAGTTGGTTCGGCTACAGGTAAAGACGGGATCCATGGTGCCGCCTTTGCTTCTAAAGATATTACCGAAGACTCGGTGAACGACCTTCCTGCCGTACAGGTAGGCGACCCTTTCCAGGAAAAACTATTGCTGGAAGCTACCCTGGAGGTTATTAAAACCGGTGCCGTTGTAGGTATGCAGGATATGGGCGCTGCCGGCATCATCTGCTCAAACTCGGAAATGAGTGCCAAAGGCGAGCACGGTATGCGGATCGACCTGGACAAAGTGCCAACCCGCCAGGATAACATGAAACCTTACGAGATCCTGCTTTCTGAATCACAGGAGCGTATGCTGATCGTGGTTCACAAAGGCCGCGAAAAAGAGGTTGAAGCTATTTTTGATAAATGGGACCTTAACTGCGCCATTATTGGTGAGGTTACCGATACCAAACGTTTAGAATACTTTATGCACAGCGAAAAAGTTGCCGATGTGCCTGCCGATGACCTTGTATTAGGTGGTGGTGCCCCGGTTTACCAACGCGAATACCGCGAGCCTGCATACTTTGCCGAAAACCAGAAATTCAATATCGACGACGTTGCAGAACCTGCAAACCTTGTTGAGGTTGCCGAGCATTTGGTAGGTCACCCTAATATTGCTTCAAAACGCTGGGTAACCGACCAATACGATAGTATGGTAGGTGTACAAACCATGACTGCTAACCGTTCATGTGATGCCGCCGTTGTCGCCGTTAAAGACACCGACAAAGCTATCGTGTTAACTACCGACTGTAACTCGCGCTACGTATATGCCGACCCTTATAAAGGTACTGCCATTGCCGTTGCCGAAGCCGCACGTAACATTACCTGTGCCGGTGGTGAGCCTGTGGCCATTACCAATTGCTTGAACTTTGGTAACCCTTACATCCCCGAAGTTTACTGGCAGTTTGTGAGCGCCATTAAAGGTATGGGCGATGCCTGCCGTAAGTTTGAAACCCCTGTTACCGGTGGTAATGTGAGCTTCTATAATCAGTCTGCTGATGGTGGTTCGGTATTCCCTACGCCAACTATCGGTATGCTGGGTGTGATGGATAACGTTGATAACATCATGACTGCCGACTTTAAACAGCCCGGCGACCTGATTTATCTGATTGGCGAATCGGTTAATGATATCGCGTCATCACAATACCTTGCTTCATGGCATAAAATAACCAAAGCACCTGCACCGCATTTTGATATTGATAAAGAATACGATATGCAGCAAACCGTTAAGGAACTGATCAAACACAAAGTGGTTGAATCGGCCCATGACGTTGCTGACGGTGGTTTATACATTGCCCTGTTAGAGTCGGCAATGCCTAACGGACTTGGTTTTGATATAGCTACTGATGACAGTATCCGTAAAGATGCTTTCCTATTTGGCGAAGCACAAGGCAGGGTAGTGGTAAGCGTTGCACCAGAAGAGGAGGAACGTTTTGTTGAGGTAATGGCTACGAGCGAGGTTGAATTTACCTTATTGGGCACTGTAACCAATGGCGCTTTAACTGTTGATGAAGAAGCCTTTGGTCACGTTACCGACCTAAAAATGGTTCATGCAAACATCCTTCACGGTATTTTAGGCGAATAA
- the gloA2 gene encoding SMU1112c/YaeR family gloxylase I-like metalloprotein, which translates to MLKLNRVHHIAIICSDYAKSKQFYTEVLGLKIVREVYREQRQSYKLDLEVGDLYQIELFSFPNPPARPSRPEAAGLRHLAFEVHDLDEAVAHISSFGVNIEPIRVDECTDKRFTFFADPNGLPLELYEI; encoded by the coding sequence ATGTTAAAACTTAACCGGGTACATCATATAGCCATCATCTGTTCGGATTACGCAAAATCCAAACAGTTTTATACTGAGGTACTCGGCTTAAAAATAGTTCGCGAGGTTTACCGCGAACAACGACAATCATACAAGCTTGATCTGGAAGTGGGCGACCTTTACCAGATCGAGCTTTTTTCTTTTCCCAATCCGCCTGCACGTCCATCGCGCCCCGAAGCAGCTGGTTTACGTCACTTAGCTTTTGAGGTTCATGATTTGGATGAGGCGGTAGCTCATATTTCTTCTTTTGGTGTGAATATCGAACCTATCCGTGTAGATGAGTGCACTGATAAACGCTTTACTTTTTTTGCAGATCCGAACGGTTTGCCGTTAGAGTTGTATGAGATCTAA
- a CDS encoding heavy metal translocating P-type ATPase, with amino-acid sequence MAEQLIELNVTGMHCNNCAMSVHKFLEKKGLHNILVDFASEEVKFSTNDECRLPEVIKGIENLGFKVVDDINTHSVPFYERVENKFIFCAIFTAPLLLHMVMPWHFLHQPIVQLLLCLPVFIVGCLHFGKSAISSLKGGVPNMDVLIFVGSTSAFIYSLIGTVQNLGPQYQFYETCATIITLVLLGNVFEKRSVGQTTSAVKDLIKFQEVNANRMVNGSIEIINAKDVRPGDTLLVNQGDKIPVDGEILSGQGSVDEAMLTGESIPVEKQKYDKVIGGTILINGNFHMLATRVGSNTILSQIIDLMKKAQAAKPPVQKLGDKVAAVFVPAVILIALVTFILTYFVGNAGFQHAMMNAIAVLVISCPCAMGLATPTAVMVGLGRAARNGILVKGGDTIEAVTNTRYVVFDKTGTLTTGKFTVNEIKIEDGADIEHIRGMITAIEERSNHPIAKSLVNGLKGLPQQKLILKSVKEEKGLGMRAEDINGNHYFLGTAKTNHLANFNIVLYKNQVLMAQIAVDDQVKPEAATLITQLKRMGITPVLLSGDKKDRCLNIAHQLGITEIHGERLPEEKLKVIDIYKQKGKTIMIGDGINDAPALTHADVGISMNDASQVAIQSASVVLLNTDLHSVIKFLQISRHTLLTIKQNLFWAFAYNIIAIPVAAMGFLNPMIGALTMAFSDVVVIGNSLRLKIKKVDRP; translated from the coding sequence ATGGCTGAGCAATTAATTGAACTGAATGTAACCGGCATGCATTGTAATAATTGTGCCATGTCTGTCCATAAATTTCTCGAAAAAAAGGGCTTACATAATATCCTGGTTGATTTCGCGAGCGAAGAAGTAAAATTTTCAACCAATGACGAATGCAGGCTCCCCGAAGTAATCAAAGGCATAGAAAATTTAGGATTTAAAGTTGTTGATGACATCAATACCCACTCGGTGCCGTTTTATGAACGGGTAGAAAACAAATTTATCTTCTGCGCCATCTTTACCGCTCCGCTTTTACTGCACATGGTGATGCCCTGGCATTTTCTTCATCAACCCATAGTTCAGTTGCTATTATGTCTGCCGGTTTTTATTGTTGGTTGTTTACATTTTGGTAAAAGTGCCATCAGCTCGCTTAAAGGTGGCGTCCCTAATATGGATGTGCTTATTTTTGTTGGCTCAACCTCGGCATTTATATATAGCCTTATTGGCACCGTCCAAAACCTTGGTCCCCAGTACCAATTTTATGAAACCTGTGCTACAATAATTACCCTGGTACTTCTTGGCAATGTGTTTGAAAAGCGTTCGGTAGGTCAAACCACCTCGGCAGTAAAAGATCTGATCAAATTTCAGGAGGTGAATGCTAATCGCATGGTAAATGGCAGTATCGAAATAATTAATGCCAAAGATGTTCGCCCCGGCGATACGCTGTTGGTTAACCAGGGTGATAAAATACCTGTTGACGGCGAAATCCTTTCTGGCCAGGGCTCTGTTGACGAGGCTATGCTTACTGGCGAGAGTATCCCGGTTGAAAAGCAGAAATATGATAAAGTTATTGGCGGCACTATACTAATTAACGGTAATTTCCACATGCTGGCAACCCGTGTTGGGTCAAATACCATCCTCTCCCAGATCATCGACCTCATGAAGAAAGCCCAGGCAGCTAAACCTCCAGTTCAAAAACTTGGCGATAAGGTTGCAGCTGTATTTGTACCGGCGGTAATACTGATAGCATTGGTCACCTTTATTCTCACTTATTTTGTCGGTAACGCCGGTTTTCAACATGCTATGATGAATGCCATTGCAGTACTGGTAATATCCTGTCCGTGCGCTATGGGCTTAGCCACACCTACTGCTGTTATGGTTGGTTTGGGCAGGGCAGCCAGGAACGGCATCCTGGTAAAAGGCGGAGATACGATTGAAGCCGTTACCAATACCAGATATGTAGTGTTTGATAAAACAGGCACCTTAACAACCGGCAAGTTTACTGTTAATGAGATCAAAATTGAGGATGGTGCCGATATAGAACACATCAGGGGCATGATCACCGCTATCGAGGAACGATCTAATCACCCCATAGCTAAATCGCTTGTAAACGGTTTAAAAGGCTTGCCGCAGCAAAAGCTCATTTTAAAATCAGTTAAGGAAGAAAAAGGCCTTGGTATGCGTGCGGAAGATATTAACGGCAATCATTACTTTTTAGGTACTGCCAAAACAAATCACCTGGCCAATTTCAACATTGTGCTATATAAAAACCAGGTACTAATGGCACAGATAGCCGTTGATGACCAGGTAAAACCCGAAGCAGCCACACTTATAACACAGCTTAAACGAATGGGCATTACCCCGGTACTGTTAAGCGGAGATAAAAAAGATCGTTGCCTTAACATAGCTCATCAATTAGGTATCACGGAGATTCATGGCGAAAGACTTCCCGAAGAAAAACTGAAGGTAATTGACATTTATAAACAAAAAGGTAAAACCATTATGATAGGCGATGGCATTAACGATGCCCCTGCCCTCACCCATGCCGATGTCGGCATATCTATGAACGATGCCAGCCAGGTGGCAATTCAGTCGGCCAGTGTGGTGCTATTAAATACCGACCTGCATTCGGTGATCAAGTTTTTGCAGATCAGCAGGCATACACTGCTTACCATAAAACAAAACCTTTTCTGGGCCTTTGCCTATAATATCATAGCCATTCCTGTGGCGGCAATGGGTTTCCTTAATCCTATGATTGGCGCACTGACCATGGCTTTTTCAGATGTTGTAGTTATAGGTAATTCATTGAGGTTGAAGATTAAGAAAGTCGATAGACCATAG
- a CDS encoding metallophosphoesterase family protein yields MTRIGLISDTHSYLDDAVFKHFENCDEIWHAGDFGTIELADRLAAFKPLKGVYGNIDGKDVRIVYPEHLRFNCEEVDVWMTHIGGYPGRYSQNIKAEIYSNPPKLFITGHSHILKVMFDKKINCLHMNPGAAGKQGWHKVRTLLRFNIDGDKIQDLQVIELAG; encoded by the coding sequence ATGACCCGCATAGGCCTAATTTCCGACACCCACAGCTACCTTGACGATGCCGTATTTAAACATTTTGAAAATTGCGACGAGATTTGGCATGCAGGCGATTTCGGTACGATTGAACTTGCAGACAGGCTTGCTGCTTTCAAACCCTTAAAGGGCGTATACGGCAATATCGACGGTAAAGATGTACGAATTGTTTACCCCGAACATTTACGCTTTAATTGCGAGGAGGTGGATGTTTGGATGACCCACATCGGTGGCTATCCCGGCAGGTACAGCCAAAATATCAAAGCCGAAATATATAGCAATCCGCCTAAATTGTTCATCACCGGGCATTCACACATCTTAAAAGTGATGTTTGATAAAAAGATCAACTGTTTGCATATGAACCCCGGCGCGGCAGGCAAGCAGGGCTGGCATAAAGTGCGTACCCTGTTAAGGTTTAATATTGATGGTGATAAGATCCAGGATTTACAGGTGATTGAATTGGCGGGTTAA
- the rnhA gene encoding ribonuclease HI: MIEIFTDGASSGNPGPGGYGVILRSGQHYKELSEGFRKTTNNRMELMAVIKGLEALKAPNQDVMIFSDSKYVIDAIEKRWVNGWVAKGFAGKKNKDLWMRYLELSKLHKIKFTWVRGHNGHPENERCDQLAVAAGKRPPLLIDSVFEAENAKAGMA, translated from the coding sequence ATGATCGAGATTTTTACAGACGGAGCTTCAAGCGGTAATCCAGGACCAGGTGGATATGGGGTGATATTGCGTTCGGGACAGCATTATAAAGAGCTATCCGAGGGTTTCCGCAAAACCACCAATAACCGGATGGAGCTAATGGCCGTTATTAAAGGCCTGGAAGCTCTTAAAGCGCCCAACCAGGATGTAATGATCTTCTCCGACTCCAAATATGTTATTGATGCTATCGAAAAACGCTGGGTTAACGGCTGGGTGGCAAAAGGTTTCGCAGGCAAAAAAAACAAAGACCTGTGGATGCGCTATTTAGAACTTAGTAAACTGCATAAAATTAAATTTACCTGGGTTCGCGGTCATAACGGACACCCGGAAAACGAGCGTTGCGACCAATTAGCCGTAGCAGCAGGCAAGCGCCCTCCCCTGCTTATTGATTCGGTTTTTGAGGCAGAGAACGCAAAAGCGGGGATGGCGTGA
- a CDS encoding DUF4249 domain-containing protein — MKLLQKIIILTVGLSFGLFVTGCEKAINVPLKTAPPRLVIDASIDWVKNTAGNEQKIVLSTTTGYYSSDFPSVSGAVITVTNASNTVFNFVETPGTGQYVCHNFLPVIGQTYNLKIVINGETYTASETFTPVPKIEDNIDQKDKGGEMGDEIEVTFYYKDDASQANSYLNSITQPHSPFPELEVEDDEHTNGNLMQESFSHEKLKPGDQVDFKLYGISKSYYNYMFKLILATGNDGNPFPTTPSAVRGNIINQTNDNNYAFGYFRLAEVATKSYTIK; from the coding sequence ATGAAACTACTACAAAAAATTATAATTCTAACTGTTGGATTATCCTTTGGACTGTTTGTGACAGGATGCGAGAAAGCTATTAATGTGCCTCTTAAAACAGCACCACCAAGATTGGTTATAGATGCGTCTATTGATTGGGTTAAAAATACAGCAGGCAATGAACAAAAGATCGTATTGTCGACAACAACAGGTTATTACAGCTCCGATTTTCCAAGCGTTTCAGGAGCAGTAATTACGGTAACAAACGCGTCTAACACGGTTTTTAATTTTGTAGAAACTCCCGGAACGGGGCAATATGTTTGTCATAATTTCCTACCTGTTATCGGCCAGACTTACAACTTAAAAATTGTAATAAACGGCGAAACCTATACGGCATCAGAAACATTTACCCCTGTTCCAAAAATTGAAGATAATATTGATCAGAAGGACAAAGGGGGTGAAATGGGTGATGAAATCGAAGTAACATTTTACTATAAGGATGATGCAAGTCAGGCAAATTCTTATCTAAACAGTATTACCCAGCCGCACTCGCCGTTCCCCGAACTTGAAGTTGAAGATGATGAACACACGAATGGTAATTTAATGCAGGAGTCCTTTTCGCATGAAAAGTTAAAACCTGGGGACCAGGTAGACTTTAAACTGTACGGAATTTCAAAAAGCTATTACAATTACATGTTCAAATTAATATTGGCTACCGGCAATGATGGCAACCCTTTCCCTACAACACCAAGTGCAGTCCGGGGTAATATTATCAATCAGACCAATGACAACAATTACGCTTTTGGCTATTTCAGGCTGGCAGAAGTAGCTACTAAAAGCTATACGATTAAGTAA